The region TGGCATGGCGCCTCTGCATGCCCGCCACCGCATCGATCGCCTCCGGGTTGCGGCCGAGCCTGTGCAGCGAGAGGCCGGCCTTGAGCCTGGCCTTCGGCCCCACCGCAGGGGAGTCGATCTGCGAATAGGCCTGGCGGTAGAGATCGGCCGCCGCAGAGTAGTTGCCCCTCATGAAGGCGATCTCGCCGCGCAGAAAGCGCGCCTCGTCGGTGAGCTGGGTGTAGGGGTGGGTCGTAGTGAATCTCGCGAGTGCCGCGTCCGACTCCGCCAGTTTCTGCGCTTCGTAGAGGACCTTTGCGGAGTCGAATTCCGCCTGGGCCTGCGGGGTGATCGCGTTCGGATATTTCACCTTGCCGGCGCCGAGCCCTCCGAATGTTGCGCAGCCCGCCAGCGCGACAAGCGCGAACGACAAAAAGATATTCTTCATGTCTCCCCCGATATAAGCTCAAAGGGCCAAGCTCAAAGGCTTCCCTTTCACCTTTGAGCTTTCACCTTTCGCCTTCCTTCGCGACCGTGACCATGGCCGGCCGAAGCAGCCTGTCGTGGAGCCAATAGCCCTTGCGGTGGACCGCGATCACCGAGCCGGGCTCGCTCTCGCTCTCCACCGTGGCTATCGCCTCGTGCTGCGCCGGATCGAACCGCTCGCCCAGCGCGGCCACCTCTTTGAGCCCGAACTTCTCGAGGGTCGATGCGAGAGAGCGCCGCGCGAGCGCGACGCCGTCCTCGAAGTCGCGCACCTCCTTCGACGCGTCGATCGGCACGTGCTCCAGCACGCGGTCCAGGTCGTCGAGCGCGGGCAGAAGGTCCGCGAGCAGCTTCTCGTTCGAGAACCTGGTGAGCTCCTCGCGCTCGCGCGCCTGCCTTTTCTTGTAGTTGTCGAAGTCGGCCATCACCCGGAGCAGCTTGTCGTAGTGCTCTTTGGCCTCGCGCTCCGCCGCGGCGATCTGCGCCTCGATCTCGTCGCCTTCGTTTTCGCCCCCGGCCTTGTCCTCGGCCTCGGCCTTGGCCTTGGCCTCAGCCTCAACCTCGGCCTTCCTGTGGTCGAAACGCTCCTCCTGCTTGTGATCGAGTGACTTCTTGCTCATCTTTATTTCCCCCTACGAATCCAGGACGTCGCTCAGGACCTTGGCGGTGAAGTCAACGATCGGCACCACGCGCGAGTAGTCCATGCGCATGGGGCCTATCACGCCGATGGCGCCGACGACCTTTCCGTCCTTGAGATAGGGCGCCCCCACGATGCCGACCGAGTCGACCCCTTCTATGTGTGCCTCCGAGCCTATGAATATGCGCACCCCCTGGCCGTCGCGGCAGCGCTCGAGCAGCCCGAGCATGGAGCTCTTCTCCTCCAGCGCCTCCACGATCCTTCGGAAGTCCTCCGCCTTTGCGAACTCCGGCTCGGCCAGCAGCTGCATCTCGCCGTCCACCACGAGGTCGATCCCCGGTATCGCGGAGAGAAGCTCCTCGGAGAGCGCCATCGCCCCCGAGAGCAGCCGGTCGTACTCCTCGCGCGCCGCCGCATGCTCCGTCCTCGCCTTCTCCAGCGCATCCTCGAGCGAGAGCCCGAGGAACGAGCGGTTGCAGTAGTTGTTTATCCTCTCGATGTCGGGATAGCTGTAGTCCTCCCCCACCTCGATGAGCCTGTTCTGCACCGAGCCGTCCTGCGAGACGAATATCCCCAGGAGCCTCCGCCCCGAGAGCGGCACGAACTCCATGTGGCGGAACTTTATCCTCCCCGCGTCAGGGGTGACCACCATGCCCGCGTAGCGGGACACGGCGGCGAGCATCCTGGAGGTGCGGGAGAGCACCGCGTCCATGCGCCGCTCGTCGCCCGCGCACCGGCGCCTTATCTCGTGCATCTCCGTCTCGGACAGGTCGCGCCTCTTGAGAAGGGTCTCCACGAACACCCTCATGCCCAAGGCGGTGGGGAGCCTGCCTGCGGAGACGTGCGGCTGCGCCAGCAGGCCGAGGTCGGTCAGATCGGCCATGATGTTTCGCACGGTGGCCGGCGAGAGGTGGCCGTGGTGCTGCCGCGCGATCGTGCGGCTGCCCACCGGCTGGGCTGAGGCGATGTAGTCGGAGATGAGGATCTCGAGTATCTCGAGATGCCGTTTTGTGGGGCCTGGTGTCATTTTCAATAATGAATTCAGTTAATTGGCTCACCCATCGAATGGGCGCGGGCACGCTAACAGCAGGGAGGGGGGGTTGTCAACGGCGCTATGGAGGGCGTTCTGCGGCATCCTGGACCTCTCATACGGCCCTGCGGCAGTCGGAAAGGAGGCGCGCCAGCGATTCCCTTATCGTGCCGATATGCCATCTGTTCGAGGCCTCCGATGCGAGAACCTCGTCGAGGTGAGTTCCATGGGCCAGATCCTTCACAGACCTCATGGAGAGGATCAGATCCGGCTCTACGCCGTGCTCGGCGGCCACCTTGGCCCTCCAGGACTTGATTGCATCCATGAGATCCGCCGAGTGCAGCGCCCTCCTGCCGTGCCTCGGCGCCCTGGGCCACGAGAGCCTGGGGCGCGCCAGCCCCCTCTTCACGGCGGCCATGATCTCCGCCGCCCCCCTGCCCCTGAGATACGGGTGCATCCCTCGGCGCCTTGCGAGGTCGGAGGCGTCGCTCGGCGGCCTGTTGGCGAGCTCGACGAGGTTGTCGTCGGAGATAACGCGGAAGAGCGAGAGGTCGAGCCTCCTTGCGATCTCGTCGCGCGCCCTGGCCAGCTCGTCGAGCACGGCCAGCGCCCTGCCGTCGCAGCGCTCCTTCGCGCGCTTGATCCTCGCGAAGGCGGGCCTCTCGTCCGGCTCGTGGCGTATGAGCTCGCGCTCCGCGAACTTGGCGAGCGCCCAGTCGATCCTGCCCAGGCGCACAAGCTCCGCCTCGAGGAGGTCGCGCAGCTCGACCAGGTGCGCCACGTCGCCGGCAGCGTAATCGAGCATGTCGGCCGGCAGCGGGCGGATGGTCCAGTCGGCCCGCTGAAAGCGCTTTGATCCCATGACGCCGAAATAGTGCTCGAGCATGGACGACAG is a window of Pseudomonadota bacterium DNA encoding:
- a CDS encoding ribonuclease D produces the protein MTPYEIITDQRGMGRLSAALSRERSVAVDLECASGLHHYAKRVCLIQMASRDRAFVVDPLAGLDLAPLKAILEDPAVEIVMHDADFDMRSLDRDFGVRPRNIFDTLIAARLCGHRQFGLSSMLEHYFGVMGSKRFQRADWTIRPLPADMLDYAAGDVAHLVELRDLLEAELVRLGRIDWALAKFAERELIRHEPDERPAFARIKRAKERCDGRALAVLDELARARDEIARRLDLSLFRVISDDNLVELANRPPSDASDLARRRGMHPYLRGRGAAEIMAAVKRGLARPRLSWPRAPRHGRRALHSADLMDAIKSWRAKVAAEHGVEPDLILSMRSVKDLAHGTHLDEVLASEASNRWHIGTIRESLARLLSDCRRAV
- the hrcA gene encoding heat-inducible transcription repressor HrcA; protein product: MTPGPTKRHLEILEILISDYIASAQPVGSRTIARQHHGHLSPATVRNIMADLTDLGLLAQPHVSAGRLPTALGMRVFVETLLKRRDLSETEMHEIRRRCAGDERRMDAVLSRTSRMLAAVSRYAGMVVTPDAGRIKFRHMEFVPLSGRRLLGIFVSQDGSVQNRLIEVGEDYSYPDIERINNYCNRSFLGLSLEDALEKARTEHAAAREEYDRLLSGAMALSEELLSAIPGIDLVVDGEMQLLAEPEFAKAEDFRRIVEALEEKSSMLGLLERCRDGQGVRIFIGSEAHIEGVDSVGIVGAPYLKDGKVVGAIGVIGPMRMDYSRVVPIVDFTAKVLSDVLDS
- the grpE gene encoding nucleotide exchange factor GrpE encodes the protein MSKKSLDHKQEERFDHRKAEVEAEAKAKAEAEDKAGGENEGDEIEAQIAAAEREAKEHYDKLLRVMADFDNYKKRQAREREELTRFSNEKLLADLLPALDDLDRVLEHVPIDASKEVRDFEDGVALARRSLASTLEKFGLKEVAALGERFDPAQHEAIATVESESEPGSVIAVHRKGYWLHDRLLRPAMVTVAKEGER